The proteins below come from a single Corylus avellana chromosome ca3, CavTom2PMs-1.0 genomic window:
- the LOC132175344 gene encoding uncharacterized protein LOC132175344 isoform X3, whose product MKKVRFRTVRELYGGTEEEEGLVPIKGSSCTEEQFDRHFSRCEFQMGEESRTCNFSNSTFQKAEECSTCNVPATPCSPSMHLERMASVMVTKVDAFSDEACKRRAACGSSSSDVDLLSPSSSSGCNGRQHTSSEISNVFSACCSHDSFSENVESKPILKSTDVSENIEMHVKVNTGPTAEGQHDFPKVQIIYPQVYSIQLQKQKEMECLGDNVSCISRSDYTKMIVGDHHGDANMKNLLCTSASVDSVPAVEKAINDQPACHYLASSSHFDKVDNHDPWRPNFDKESAQAVADISSKSDQSEISSLRDLCAGANLLKGEPSDCSEEQVESSLKRVATFRVGRQMQDVHNLAASMIDDAEMNNGNLAVEAVLCLDQKDHIGNSCAVVAEPNIQEPPLQSQIGDCNDTSITLEDEVKVCDICGDVGREESLSICSKCYDGAEHIYCMRVKLDKVPEGDWMCEECMLGVQMDIQNEAPKTARTSNDSFMNRIVEISTNASAFRFKSGLKLNVEGSDVEEIQTKKENSSSLLSAKKHARNSEAGLVTKRCLETSVKSSRASRTFSKSLLHGKSSSKNSDDCLPAVTGDKPSQLQSQIQLQRGSLFKSKSFNITDSKVKGHLAKDVSVQKQKIASITTVEDKRKEGRTRILCKSLSFDNNSLHLSNAADAKVTKECQSTQVNYTAEFHPTVSSPVASSGISSSSVKENASRGETFSSVSNYHDLEAVQGHELSHNSLNPFSHLVQQGLKYPDGFDDVSRHVEHSTEAASATKENHSNTMFPSNEIPYLRNFPWFTAAIPSQISAVPQLHCIWQGEFEIQRSVKLPSSCNGVQAHLSTYASPKVLEVVLKLPQKIILQEVPRLSIWPTQFSENHATEDNIALYFFAKDLGSYGRNYKSLLERMIKNDSALKVNLDGAELLIFSSNSLPENSQRWNKLLFFWGVFRGRRVSCSQDIQSSKRREERDVRRQETDLKRRFQESEEYVVDQERECKRMKSCFSVAYGCDGSTGTKYLGDRLPSFENPRWGGVYSMAASSPERQILPNDERGRSEHGVPNLELCLGVENKSNKQGVMPSFLGIMDNRTDQDKHFEPQVNKSNKDDDEVSLSLSLSLALPFSNN is encoded by the exons ATGAAGAAGGTCAGGTTTAGGACTGTGAGAGAGCTGTATGGTGGTactgaggaagaagaaggtttGGTACCCATAAAG GGGTCATCCTGCACTGAAGAACAATTTGATAGGCATTTCTCAAGGTGTGAATTTCAAATGGGAGAAGAGTCTAGGACATGCAACTTCTCAAACAGTACATTTCAAAAGGCAGAAGAATGTAGTACATGCAACGTGCCTGCCACCCCATGCTCACCATCTATGCATCTCGAACGAATGGCATCAGTAATGGTTACCAAGGTTGATGCGTTTTCAGATGAAGCCTGTAAGAGGAGAGCAGCTTGTGGCAGCTCTTCTAGTGATGTTGATCTGTTATCTCCTTCGTCGAGTAGTGGATGCAATGGTCGACAGCACACAAGCAGTGAAATAAGCAATGTTTTTAGTGCATGTTGTAGTCATGATTCATTCTCTGAAAATGTAGAAAGTAAACCTATTTTGAAGTCCACTGATGTTTCAGAAAACATTGAGATGCATGTAAAGGTAAACACTGGCCCTACCGCTGAAGGACAGCATGATTTTCCAAAAGTGCAAATAATTTATCCTCAAGTGTACTCAATTCAGCTTCAGAAGCAGAAAGAAATGGAGTGCCTCGGTGATAATGTCTCGTGCATCAGTAGATCAGACTACACAAAAATGATTGTTGGAGATCATCATGGTGATGCCAACATGAAGAATTTATTGTGTACTTCAGCTTCAGTTGATAGCGTTCCTGCTGTTGAAAAGGCTATTAATGATCAACCTGCCTGCCATTATCTGGCTAGTAGTAGTCATTTTGACAAAGTGGACAATCATGATCCTTGGAGGCCAAACTTTGACAAAGAATCTGCGCAGGCTGTAGCAGATATTTCAAGCAAATCAGATCAATCAGAAATTTCTTCCTTGAGAGATTTATGTGCTGGTGCTAACTTGCTGAAG GGAGAGCCTTCTGACTGCTCTGAGGAACAGGTGGAATCATCATTAAAAAGAGTGGCAACCTTCAGGGTTGGTAGACAGATGCAAGATGTGCATAACCTTGCTGCATCTATGATAGATGATGCTGAAATGAATAACGGAAATTTGGCGGTTGAAGCTGTATTATGTTTAGATCAAAAGGACCACATTGGGAATTCTTGTGCAGTGGTTGCAGAGCCCAATATACAGGAGCCTCCTTTGCAATCCCAGATTGGTGACTGCAATGATACATCAATTACATTGGAGGATGAA GTAAAAGTTTGTGATATTTGCGGTGATGTAGGCCGGGAAGAGTCTCTTTCTATTTGTAGCAAATGCTATGACGGTGCTGAACACAT CTATTGCATGCGTGTTAAACTGGACAAAGTTCCTGAAGGCGATTGGATGTGTGAAGAATGCATGCTTGGGGTGCAAATGGACATACAAAATGAAGCTCCAAAAACTGCTAGAACCTCAAACGATTCATTCATGAATAGAATTGTTGAAATATCTACAAATGCTAGCGCTTTCAGATTTAAGAGTGGTTTAAAATTGAACGTAGAGGGTTCAGATGTTGAGGAAatccaaacaaagaaagaaaattcttcttctcttttatcTGCTAAGAAACATGCAAGAAACTCAGAAGCTGGTCTGGTGACAAAAAGGTGTCTTGAAACAAGTGTTAAATCATCCAGGGCCTCAAGAACCTTCAGTAAATCTCTACTTCATGGGAAGTCTTCGTCTAAGAATTCAG ATGATTGCTTACCAGCAGTGACAGGTGATAAACCATCCCAATTGCAATCACAAATTCAGTTGCAGCGGG GTTCTCTCTTTAAGTCAAAATCATTTAACATTACAGACTCGAAAGTGAAAGGCCATCTTGCAAAAGATGTCAGTGtccaaaagcaaaaaattgCCAGCATTACTACTGTTGAGGACAAGAGAAAGGAAGGACGTACCAGAATACTGTGTAAATCCTTGTCATTTGATAACAATAGCTTACACCTTTCAAATGCTGCTGATGCAAAGGTTACAAAAGAATGCCAGTCAACTCAAGTGAATTATACGGCTGAATTTCATCCTACAGTTAGTTCACCAGTTGCTAGTTCTGGTATCTCATCATCGAGTGTAAAAGAAAATGCATCTCGTGGTGAAACATTCTCATCAGTATCCAACTACCATGACCTCGAGGCTGTCCAGGGTCATGAGCTATCACATAATTCATTGAACCCATTTAGTCATCTGGTGCAGCAAGGCTTAAAATATCCAGATGGGTTTGATGATGTGAGCCGGCATGTTGAGCACTCCACAGAAGCAGCTTCTGctacaaaagaaaatcattcaAATACTATGTTTCCTTCCAATGAAATTCCCTATTTGAGAAACTTTCCATGGTTTACGGCAGCCATTCCGTCTCAGATTTCTGCTGTTCCACAGCTTCATTGCATATGGCA AGGCGAATTTGAAATTCAGAGAAGTGTAAAACTTCCAAGCTCTTGTAACGGGGTCCAAGCGCACTTATCAACTTATGCTTCACCTAAAGTTCTTGAAGTAGTTCTCAAGCTtcctcaaaaaattatattgcaGGAAGTACCCCGCTTGAGCATTTGGCCAACTCAGTTCTCTGAAAATCATGCTACAGAAGATAATATTGCTCTCTACTTTTTTGCCAAAGACCTTGGAAG CTATGGAAGGAACTACAAGAGCCTGCTGGAACGCATGATTAAGAATGACTCAGCACTCAAAGTAAATTTGGATGGCGCGGAACTGTTAATTTTCTCATCTAACTCTCTGCCTGAAAACTCTCAGC gttggaataaattattgtttttttggggTGTATTTCGAGGAAGAAGGGTTAGCTGCTCACAAGACATACAGAGTTCCAAGAGG agagaagaaagagatgtTAGAAGGCAGGAAACAGATCTCAAACGTCGTTTTCAAGAAAGCGAAGAATATGTTGTAGACCAAGAACGTGAATGTAAGAGGATGAAGAGCTGTTTCAGTGTGGCGTATGGATGTGATGGTTCTACAGGCACAAAGTATCTTGGTGATAGACTTCCATCCTTCGAGAATCCCAGATGGGGTGGAGTCTATAGTATGGCTGCATCTTCACCAGAGAGGCAAATACTTCCAAACGATGAAAGGGGTCGGTCGGAACACGGGGTTCCAAATCTTGAGCTTTGTTTGGGTGtcgaaaacaaatcaaacaagcaGGGAGTCATGCCTTCCTTTCTTGGTATCATGGACAACAGAACTGACCAAGACAAGCATTTTGAGCCACAGGTTAACAAAAGCAAtaaagatgatgatgaagtCTCTTTATCACTATCACTTTCCCTTGCATTACCTTTTTCCAACAATTAG
- the LOC132175344 gene encoding uncharacterized protein LOC132175344 isoform X2, which yields MKKVRFRTVRELYGGTEEEEGLVPIKQGSSCTEEQFDRHFSRCEFQMGEESRTCNFSNSTFQKAEECSTCNVPATPCSPSMHLERMASVMVTKVDAFSDEACKRRAACGSSSSDVDLLSPSSSSGCNGRQHTSSEISNVFSACCSHDSFSENVESKPILKSTDVSENIEMHVKVNTGPTAEGQHDFPKVQIIYPQVYSIQLQKQKEMECLGDNVSCISRSDYTKMIVGDHHGDANMKNLLCTSASVDSVPAVEKAINDQPACHYLASSSHFDKVDNHDPWRPNFDKESAQAVADISSKSDQSEISSLRDLCAGANLLKGEPSDCSEEQVESSLKRVATFRVGRQMQDVHNLAASMIDDAEMNNGNLAVEAVLCLDQKDHIGNSCAVVAEPNIQEPPLQSQIGDCNDTSITLEDEVKVCDICGDVGREESLSICSKCYDGAEHIYCMRVKLDKVPEGDWMCEECMLGVQMDIQNEAPKTARTSNDSFMNRIVEISTNASAFRFKSGLKLNVEGSDVEEIQTKKENSSSLLSAKKHARNSEAGLVTKRCLETSVKSSRASRTFSKSLLHGKSSSKNSDDCLPAVTGDKPSQLQSQIQLQRGSLFKSKSFNITDSKVKGHLAKDVSVQKQKIASITTVEDKRKEGRTRILCKSLSFDNNSLHLSNAADAKVTKECQSTQVNYTAEFHPTVSSPVASSGISSSSVKENASRGETFSSVSNYHDLEAVQGHELSHNSLNPFSHLVQQGLKYPDGFDDVSRHVEHSTEAASATKENHSNTMFPSNEIPYLRNFPWFTAAIPSQISAVPQLHCIWQGEFEIQRSVKLPSSCNGVQAHLSTYASPKVLEVVLKLPQKIILQEVPRLSIWPTQFSENHATEDNIALYFFAKDLGSYGRNYKSLLERMIKNDSALKVNLDGAELLIFSSNSLPENSQRWNKLLFFWGVFRGRRVSCSQDIQSSKRREERDVRRQETDLKRRFQESEEYVVDQERECKRMKSCFSVAYGCDGSTGTKYLGDRLPSFENPRWGGVYSMAASSPERQILPNDERGRSEHGVPNLELCLGVENKSNKQGVMPSFLGIMDNRTDQDKHFEPQVNKSNKDDDEVSLSLSLSLALPFSNN from the exons ATGAAGAAGGTCAGGTTTAGGACTGTGAGAGAGCTGTATGGTGGTactgaggaagaagaaggtttGGTACCCATAAAG CAGGGGTCATCCTGCACTGAAGAACAATTTGATAGGCATTTCTCAAGGTGTGAATTTCAAATGGGAGAAGAGTCTAGGACATGCAACTTCTCAAACAGTACATTTCAAAAGGCAGAAGAATGTAGTACATGCAACGTGCCTGCCACCCCATGCTCACCATCTATGCATCTCGAACGAATGGCATCAGTAATGGTTACCAAGGTTGATGCGTTTTCAGATGAAGCCTGTAAGAGGAGAGCAGCTTGTGGCAGCTCTTCTAGTGATGTTGATCTGTTATCTCCTTCGTCGAGTAGTGGATGCAATGGTCGACAGCACACAAGCAGTGAAATAAGCAATGTTTTTAGTGCATGTTGTAGTCATGATTCATTCTCTGAAAATGTAGAAAGTAAACCTATTTTGAAGTCCACTGATGTTTCAGAAAACATTGAGATGCATGTAAAGGTAAACACTGGCCCTACCGCTGAAGGACAGCATGATTTTCCAAAAGTGCAAATAATTTATCCTCAAGTGTACTCAATTCAGCTTCAGAAGCAGAAAGAAATGGAGTGCCTCGGTGATAATGTCTCGTGCATCAGTAGATCAGACTACACAAAAATGATTGTTGGAGATCATCATGGTGATGCCAACATGAAGAATTTATTGTGTACTTCAGCTTCAGTTGATAGCGTTCCTGCTGTTGAAAAGGCTATTAATGATCAACCTGCCTGCCATTATCTGGCTAGTAGTAGTCATTTTGACAAAGTGGACAATCATGATCCTTGGAGGCCAAACTTTGACAAAGAATCTGCGCAGGCTGTAGCAGATATTTCAAGCAAATCAGATCAATCAGAAATTTCTTCCTTGAGAGATTTATGTGCTGGTGCTAACTTGCTGAAG GGAGAGCCTTCTGACTGCTCTGAGGAACAGGTGGAATCATCATTAAAAAGAGTGGCAACCTTCAGGGTTGGTAGACAGATGCAAGATGTGCATAACCTTGCTGCATCTATGATAGATGATGCTGAAATGAATAACGGAAATTTGGCGGTTGAAGCTGTATTATGTTTAGATCAAAAGGACCACATTGGGAATTCTTGTGCAGTGGTTGCAGAGCCCAATATACAGGAGCCTCCTTTGCAATCCCAGATTGGTGACTGCAATGATACATCAATTACATTGGAGGATGAA GTAAAAGTTTGTGATATTTGCGGTGATGTAGGCCGGGAAGAGTCTCTTTCTATTTGTAGCAAATGCTATGACGGTGCTGAACACAT CTATTGCATGCGTGTTAAACTGGACAAAGTTCCTGAAGGCGATTGGATGTGTGAAGAATGCATGCTTGGGGTGCAAATGGACATACAAAATGAAGCTCCAAAAACTGCTAGAACCTCAAACGATTCATTCATGAATAGAATTGTTGAAATATCTACAAATGCTAGCGCTTTCAGATTTAAGAGTGGTTTAAAATTGAACGTAGAGGGTTCAGATGTTGAGGAAatccaaacaaagaaagaaaattcttcttctcttttatcTGCTAAGAAACATGCAAGAAACTCAGAAGCTGGTCTGGTGACAAAAAGGTGTCTTGAAACAAGTGTTAAATCATCCAGGGCCTCAAGAACCTTCAGTAAATCTCTACTTCATGGGAAGTCTTCGTCTAAGAATTCAG ATGATTGCTTACCAGCAGTGACAGGTGATAAACCATCCCAATTGCAATCACAAATTCAGTTGCAGCGGG GTTCTCTCTTTAAGTCAAAATCATTTAACATTACAGACTCGAAAGTGAAAGGCCATCTTGCAAAAGATGTCAGTGtccaaaagcaaaaaattgCCAGCATTACTACTGTTGAGGACAAGAGAAAGGAAGGACGTACCAGAATACTGTGTAAATCCTTGTCATTTGATAACAATAGCTTACACCTTTCAAATGCTGCTGATGCAAAGGTTACAAAAGAATGCCAGTCAACTCAAGTGAATTATACGGCTGAATTTCATCCTACAGTTAGTTCACCAGTTGCTAGTTCTGGTATCTCATCATCGAGTGTAAAAGAAAATGCATCTCGTGGTGAAACATTCTCATCAGTATCCAACTACCATGACCTCGAGGCTGTCCAGGGTCATGAGCTATCACATAATTCATTGAACCCATTTAGTCATCTGGTGCAGCAAGGCTTAAAATATCCAGATGGGTTTGATGATGTGAGCCGGCATGTTGAGCACTCCACAGAAGCAGCTTCTGctacaaaagaaaatcattcaAATACTATGTTTCCTTCCAATGAAATTCCCTATTTGAGAAACTTTCCATGGTTTACGGCAGCCATTCCGTCTCAGATTTCTGCTGTTCCACAGCTTCATTGCATATGGCA AGGCGAATTTGAAATTCAGAGAAGTGTAAAACTTCCAAGCTCTTGTAACGGGGTCCAAGCGCACTTATCAACTTATGCTTCACCTAAAGTTCTTGAAGTAGTTCTCAAGCTtcctcaaaaaattatattgcaGGAAGTACCCCGCTTGAGCATTTGGCCAACTCAGTTCTCTGAAAATCATGCTACAGAAGATAATATTGCTCTCTACTTTTTTGCCAAAGACCTTGGAAG CTATGGAAGGAACTACAAGAGCCTGCTGGAACGCATGATTAAGAATGACTCAGCACTCAAAGTAAATTTGGATGGCGCGGAACTGTTAATTTTCTCATCTAACTCTCTGCCTGAAAACTCTCAGC gttggaataaattattgtttttttggggTGTATTTCGAGGAAGAAGGGTTAGCTGCTCACAAGACATACAGAGTTCCAAGAGG agagaagaaagagatgtTAGAAGGCAGGAAACAGATCTCAAACGTCGTTTTCAAGAAAGCGAAGAATATGTTGTAGACCAAGAACGTGAATGTAAGAGGATGAAGAGCTGTTTCAGTGTGGCGTATGGATGTGATGGTTCTACAGGCACAAAGTATCTTGGTGATAGACTTCCATCCTTCGAGAATCCCAGATGGGGTGGAGTCTATAGTATGGCTGCATCTTCACCAGAGAGGCAAATACTTCCAAACGATGAAAGGGGTCGGTCGGAACACGGGGTTCCAAATCTTGAGCTTTGTTTGGGTGtcgaaaacaaatcaaacaagcaGGGAGTCATGCCTTCCTTTCTTGGTATCATGGACAACAGAACTGACCAAGACAAGCATTTTGAGCCACAGGTTAACAAAAGCAAtaaagatgatgatgaagtCTCTTTATCACTATCACTTTCCCTTGCATTACCTTTTTCCAACAATTAG